One Vicugna pacos chromosome X, VicPac4, whole genome shotgun sequence DNA window includes the following coding sequences:
- the LOC102528615 gene encoding melanoma-associated antigen 8-like yields the protein MRPAVPGLKVHRRPSTRRRAPVRPRAPLETRPARGSPSVNPGLAPLSCPTQLTVPPVQMRDIHQTEADFQDPREAEDSVDEQDIWVEEEEGASPLSPSSSSSSSSSSSYSVWFLGTGKEAANSGTPSPTQSPQGVCPSPTAVAAPPWSQSEDNGLRSQGEERPSTGQDPADAESSHPDPFHLKVADLVGFLLLKYRTKEPTTKEDMLNAVLRADQDHFAVVLSQASECLQLVFGVDVNEVDPREHLYVLVPTLGLTCDGMLGGGQSLPKNGLLVMLLGVILLEGECATEEKMWEALSVMGVYPGREHCIYGEPRELITNVWVREEYVDYQQVPSSDPPRYELLWGPRAHAETSKLQVLEHFLRVNTRNLCSFLSLSEEVLSDEEEWP from the exons ATGAGGCCGGCAGTGCCAGGACTGAAG GTTCACAGACGACcgtccaccaggaggagagcccctgtgaggccgagggcacccctggagaCGAGACCT gcccgtgggtccccatctgtcaaccctggcctcgctcctctcagctgcccgacACAGCTCACTGTGCCTCCCGTTCAGATGCGTGACATCCACCAGACTGAAGCCGACTTTCAGGACCCAAGAGAGGCTGAGGATTCCGTGGATGAGCAGGACATttgggttgaggaggaggagggcgcaTCCCcgctgtctccctcctcctcctcctcctcctcctcctcatcttcctaCTCAGTCTGGTTCCTGGGCACTGGCAAGGAGGCGGCTAATTCTGGGACACCCAGTCCCACGCAGAGCCctcagggtgtctgcccctcccccacagccgtggcagcccctccatggagccAGTCGGAAGACAATGGCCTCAGAAGCCAAGGTGAGGAGAGGCCCAGCACCGGCCAGGACCCCGCAGATGCCGAGTCCTCACACCCAGACCCATTCCATTTGAAGGTGGCTGACCTGGTGGGCTTCCTGCTCCTCAAGTACCGCACAAAGGAGCCGACCACAAAGGAAGACATGCTGAATGCGGTCCTCAGAGCTGACCAGGACCACTTCGCTGTGGTCTTGAGCCAAgcctctgagtgtctgcagctggtctttggggtggatgtgaacgaggtggaccccagggagcacttgtatgtcctggtccccaccctgggcctcacatGTGACGGGATGCTGGGCGGTGGGCAGAGCTTGCCCAAGAACGGCCTCCTGGTGATGCTCCTGGGTGTGATCCTCCTGGAGGGAGAGTGCGCCACTGAGGAGAAGATGTGGGAGGCACTGAGTGTCATGGGGGTGTATCCCGGGAGGGAGCACTgcatctacggggagcccagggagctcATCACCAACGTGTGGGTGCGGGAGGAGTACGTGGACTACCAGCAGGTGCCCAGCAGCGATCCCCCTCGCTACGAGCTCCTGTGGGGGCCCCGGGCCCATGcggagaccagcaagctgcaagtcctggagCATTTCCTCAGGGTCAATACAAGGAATCTCTGTTCCTTCCTGTCCCTGTCTGAAGAGGTGTTGAGTGATGAGGAAGAGTGGCCCTGA
- the LOC140691980 gene encoding heat shock transcription factor, X-linked member 3-like, with product MASQSPDEEYTATAAPAADGEPPAGAPSGSSPDPKVDLREILEKPGDQAESQDPGSQDNQPPQDPNPGPANVDGTHGVLGISFPRKLWMIVEDEAFKSVRWNDKGDMLIIEEDLFQREVLRRRGADRIFETDSLKSFIRQLNLYGFRKIHLPGTLGRSPGKKRLMIYHNCNFQREKPLLIENMWRKGDPRATARPASSATTPKRKKQAAPPMRCTQFFHQNDSTKDADRKTQREAPRAQVPSGIRAFMLPGVLSAGRVARLVVVQRPSSEQGGPSGEGTSRNVTLVPPATAGRDGAGELPRSPPVCPDPSSVVSTCNTGYCMLLAALLLMAPNQEARGR from the exons ATGGCGAGTCAGAGCCCCGACGAGGAATATACGGCCACGGCGGCCCCCGCAGCTGATGGAGAGCCCCCAGCGGGGGCCCCATCGGGTTCATCCCCGGATCCAAAGGTGGATTTGAGGGAGATTTTGGAGAAGCCCGGCGACCAGGCCGAGAGCCAAGATCCAGGCTCCCAAGACAACCAGCCACCACAGGACCCAAACCCAGGTCCCGCCAACGTGGACGGAACCCACGGTGTTCTTGGGATCTCCTTCCCGAGAAAGCTCTGGATGATAGTGGAGGACGAGGCCTTCAAGTCCGTGCGCTGGAACGACAAGGGAGACATGCTGATCATCGAGGAAGACCTTTTCCAGCGGGAGGTTCTTCGCCGGCGCGGCGCAGACAGGATCTTTGAAACAGACAGCTTGAAGAGCTTCATCCGCCAACTGAACCTCTACGGGTTCAGGAAAATACACCTGCCCGGCACTCTGGGTCGCTCTCCggggaagaaaaggctgatg ATCTACCACAACTGCAACTTTCAGAGAGAGAAGCCCCTGCTGATCGAGAAcatgtggagaaaaggtgacCCGAGAGCAACTGCTCGGCCCGCTTCCAGCGCAACCACcccaaagagaaagaagcaagccGCCCCACCTATGAGATGCACCCAGTTTTTCCATCAGAATGACTCCACCAAAGATGCCGACAGGAAGACCCAGAGGGAAGCCCCCCGTGCTCAGGTGCCCAGCGGCATCCGGGCCTTCATGCTCCCTGGCGTCCTGTCTGCCGGCCGGGTGGCCAGGTTGGTGGTAGTGCAGCGTCCCTCCAGCGAGCAGGGCGGCCCGAGTGGGGAGGGCACCTCCAGGAATGTCACGCTAGTGCCCCCGGCTACTGCCGGAAGGGACGGTGCAGGGGAGCTGCCCAGAAGCCCCCCTGTTTGCCCCGATCCCAGCTCGGTGGTGTCCACGTGCAACACGGGTTACTGCATGCTGCTCGCGGCCCTTCTGCTCATGGCCCCCAACCAGGAGGCCCGCGGCAGATGA
- the LOC140692005 gene encoding melanoma-associated antigen 10-like, producing the protein MSELRQAVEDLQDPRDAQGLVDVQQLEAEQEGAASPRYPCSSSVSSSYSAGAESLRQGAELSMMADLVSFLLLKYHRKQPTTRAEMLSILREYQDHFPAVFSQASECMQLVFGVDVKEVDPKEHLYILVPTLGLTCDGMQGGEQSMPKNGLLVILLGVIVLGGGGVPEEEVWGALGVMGVYPGREHFIYGEPRELITKAWVQEGYLEYRQVANSDPARHEFLWGPRAHAETSKLQVLEHLFRLNSEGPISFPSLSEEAVSNEEEGA; encoded by the coding sequence ATGAGTGAGCTCCGCCAGGCTGTGGAAGACCTTCAGGACCCAAGAGACGCCCAGGGCCTGGTGGATGTGCAGCAGCTGGAGGCTGAGCAGGAGGGGGCCGCATCCCCCCGGTacccctgctcctcctcagtctcctcttcctactctgccGGTGCCGAGTCCCTGCGCCAAGGTGCAGAGCTTTCAATGATGGCTGACCTGGTGAGCTTCCTGCTCCTCAAGTATCACCGGAAGCAGCCGACCACCAGGGCAGAAATGCTGAGTATCCTCAGAGAataccaggaccacttccctgcggtcttcagccaggcctctgagtgcatgcagctggtctttggggtggatgtgaaggaggtggaccccAAGGAGCACTTGTacatcctggtccccaccctgggcctcacctgtgATGGGATGCAGGGTGGTGAGCAGAGCATGCCCAAGAACGGCCTCCTGGTGATACTTCTGGGTGTCAtcgtcctggggggagggggggtgcctgAGGAAGAGGTGTGGGGAGCACTCGGTGTCATGGGGGTGTATcctgggagggagcacttcatctacggggagcccagggagctgaTCACCAAagcgtgggtgcaggaggggtacctggagtaccggcaggtggccaacagcgatcccgctcgccacgagttcctgtgggggccccgggcccacgcggagaccagcaagctgcaagtcctggagCATTTGTTTAGACTCAACAGTGAGGGTCCCATTTCCTTCCCGTCCCTGTCTGAGGAGGCCGTGAGCaatgaggaagagggggcctga